Genomic DNA from Streptococcus uberis:
GCCTTTACTGAGCTTGAACGTGAAGGTATTGTTTATTCGCAACGTACCGCTGGACGATATGTTACAGACGACCAAACACTAATCTCAGAAAAAAGACGCGAGTTATCACGAAGTGAATTAGAATCTTTTGTTATCAATATGATAAAGATGGGTTTTACTAAAGATCAATTAATACCTGAGTTAGAAGCATTTTTAAGGGAGGATTCCTAGTATGACACATCTTTTACAACTACATCATGTGACAAAATC
This window encodes:
- a CDS encoding GntR family transcriptional regulator, with protein sequence MSWNFDEKSPIYAQIAQRIKMQIVSQEIKSGDQLPTVREYAETAGVNPNTMQRAFTELEREGIVYSQRTAGRYVTDDQTLISEKRRELSRSELESFVINMIKMGFTKDQLIPELEAFLREDS